The following proteins come from a genomic window of Bacillus sp. Marseille-P3661:
- the ilvD gene encoding dihydroxy-acid dehydratase: MAELRSNMIKKGFDRAPHRSLLRAAGVKEEDFDKPFIAVCNSYIDIVPGHVHLQEFGKIVKDAIREAGGVPFEFNTIGVDDGIAMGHIGMRYSLPSREIIADSVETVVAAHWFDGMVCIPNCDKITPGMMMAALRLNIPTVFVSGGPMKAGTTSTGKKVSLSSVFEAVGAHQAGQLSDEGLQELEQFGCPTCGSCSGMFTANSMNCLAEALGLALPGNGTILAVAPERKEFVKRSATQLMELIKKDIKPRDIVTEKAIDNAFALDMALGGSTNTVLHTLALAHEAEIDYPISRINEVAERVPHLSKLAPASDWHIEDLHEAGGVSAVLNELSKKEGALHLDTITVTGKTLGENIAGHDIKDHNVIYPIDKPYSEKGGLAVLFGNLAPEGAIIKTGGVQAGITRHEGPAIVFDSQDEALHGIANGHVKEGHVVIIRYEGPKGGPGMPEMLAPTSQIVGMGLGAKVALVTDGRFSGASRGLSIGHASPEAAEGGPLAFVQNGDHVVIDIESRTMNVDVPEEEWNKRKENWKGFEPKVKTGYLARYSKLVTNASMGGIMKI, translated from the coding sequence TTGGCTGAATTACGTAGTAATATGATTAAAAAAGGATTTGACAGAGCACCACATCGCAGCCTACTTCGCGCTGCGGGTGTAAAAGAGGAAGATTTTGATAAACCGTTTATTGCGGTTTGTAATTCATATATTGATATAGTTCCAGGTCATGTTCATTTACAAGAATTTGGTAAAATTGTAAAAGATGCGATCCGCGAAGCAGGTGGCGTACCTTTCGAATTTAATACAATTGGTGTAGATGACGGAATTGCAATGGGACATATTGGCATGCGTTATTCTCTTCCAAGCCGTGAAATAATTGCTGATTCAGTAGAAACAGTAGTTGCTGCACATTGGTTTGACGGAATGGTTTGTATTCCAAACTGTGATAAAATCACACCAGGAATGATGATGGCTGCTTTACGCTTAAATATCCCTACTGTATTTGTAAGTGGTGGGCCTATGAAGGCTGGTACAACAAGTACAGGTAAAAAAGTTTCTTTATCATCAGTATTCGAAGCCGTTGGCGCACACCAAGCAGGTCAACTAAGTGATGAAGGCTTACAAGAGCTTGAACAATTTGGTTGTCCTACATGTGGATCATGTTCAGGTATGTTTACTGCAAACTCAATGAATTGTTTAGCAGAAGCATTAGGTTTAGCGTTACCTGGTAACGGAACTATTTTGGCTGTAGCTCCAGAACGTAAAGAGTTCGTTAAGCGTTCAGCTACACAATTAATGGAATTAATTAAAAAAGATATTAAACCACGCGATATCGTGACTGAAAAAGCAATCGATAATGCTTTTGCATTAGATATGGCTTTAGGTGGATCTACAAATACGGTGCTACACACGCTTGCATTGGCACATGAGGCAGAGATTGATTATCCTATCTCACGCATTAACGAAGTAGCAGAGCGTGTACCACATCTTTCTAAGCTTGCTCCTGCAAGTGATTGGCATATTGAAGATCTTCATGAAGCAGGCGGCGTATCAGCTGTTTTAAATGAGCTTTCAAAGAAAGAAGGCGCATTACATTTAGATACTATTACGGTTACTGGTAAAACTTTGGGCGAAAATATTGCTGGGCATGATATCAAAGACCACAATGTTATTTACCCTATTGATAAGCCATATTCTGAAAAAGGTGGCCTTGCTGTTCTATTTGGTAACCTTGCTCCAGAAGGTGCAATTATCAAAACAGGTGGTGTACAAGCTGGTATTACTCGCCATGAAGGACCTGCAATTGTATTTGATTCACAAGATGAAGCATTACATGGAATTGCGAACGGCCATGTAAAGGAAGGTCATGTTGTGATCATTCGTTATGAAGGACCAAAAGGTGGACCGGGTATGCCTGAAATGCTTGCGCCAACATCTCAAATCGTTGGAATGGGCTTAGGTGCGAAGGTTGCCCTTGTAACAGACGGCCGTTTCTCTGGTGCATCTCGCGGCCTATCCATTGGACATGCGTCACCTGAAGCAGCAGAAGGTGGACCTCTTGCTTTTGTTCAAAATGGCGACCATGTAGTAATCGATATTGAATCACGTACAATGAACGTTGATGTACCAGAAGAAGAATGGAATAAGCGTAAAGAAAACTGGAAAGGGTTTGAACCAAAAGTTAAAACTGGTTATCTAGCTCGCTATTCTAAACTTGTTACAAATGCTAGCATGGGCGGAATTATGAAAATCTAA
- a CDS encoding VC0807 family protein: MKKFKPILEILCYIILPIVIWKYGRAPLGDYYAMLLSTVPGFIYTIWNFFNDRQFNVTGLYIMSSLIINTILDLMSDSAEWMLWNGIYFNFGMIAFLLLTIIIKKPLVMYFLIDAAYVQGTPRKESFKKYRSPKYFKYFQWLTAFLILRDVLESGLKIWLIYKYGVDGFDKILVVMRTFGWIFSVLFVGAIMFVFNKMGFFDDKKDDKKDDDDLAI; the protein is encoded by the coding sequence ATGAAAAAATTCAAACCAATCCTTGAGATTCTTTGTTATATTATATTACCGATCGTCATTTGGAAATATGGACGCGCTCCTTTAGGTGATTACTACGCCATGCTATTATCAACCGTGCCTGGCTTTATTTATACAATATGGAATTTCTTTAATGATCGACAATTTAACGTTACTGGTTTATATATCATGTCTTCTTTGATCATTAATACCATCTTGGATTTAATGAGTGACTCTGCAGAGTGGATGCTATGGAATGGTATTTATTTCAATTTTGGGATGATCGCATTTTTATTACTGACTATTATTATTAAAAAGCCATTAGTCATGTATTTTTTAATTGATGCTGCTTATGTACAGGGTACTCCTCGTAAGGAGAGTTTCAAAAAGTATCGCTCGCCAAAGTACTTTAAATATTTTCAGTGGCTAACAGCTTTCTTAATTTTAAGAGATGTTCTAGAAAGTGGACTTAAAATTTGGCTTATCTATAAATATGGAGTAGACGGCTTTGATAAAATTCTAGTTGTAATGAGAACATTTGGCTGGATTTTTTCTGTACTGTTTGTCGGTGCGATTATGTTTGTATTTAATAAAATGGGCTTTTTTGATGATAAAAAGGACGATAAGAAGGACGATGATGATTTGGCGATTTAG
- a CDS encoding DUF2339 domain-containing protein, whose product MNQDERIDLLEKKVETLEYEIRELRSALQTHNIAPIEVEKSNKHIHKRKVPTATQSEQKDKIDFEKQLTQTWLPRIFMIVLLLGVLWGFKVAIDFGIITPSVRILIGYIVGMLLSMMGYKQIKEKREKLGIVLFGGAFSILIFTTFAANVLYWLIPSIFAFLLNIIWLALGLNQSIKYNSQSLGIFIALGGYFVPFLVESNQPNSWLFTLYETILFVVLLYLSLRKQYIYLYFMSFFTLHLTFFAFSLVTTFTLDSYTIQTLAYGTITQFLFINLMFLRKTIYMKQQITILLTSFMLTMGWVTIVLDRLFAQWFSFVLTVLFLLLTVLFYNKNKEKMVIMSVVASLSLLISMSYILDDDWLLLIVLVEGTALLYLGWYFKSVFQKLTGSIIYLAAFLVSIETSVLSFFSTNSLIWITVLFTLGYILFGTIKNEPKLKGAKWGVALANVYIWLRYTTILVPLIFQGVSENVIQMTISFIWAILAVGVVIVGINKNNKNVRLVGLGVLFIALFKVVLIDLFMVSIVIRAILFIGIGAIGIVVSRLFYSR is encoded by the coding sequence TTGAATCAGGATGAGCGGATTGATTTATTAGAAAAAAAGGTTGAAACGTTAGAGTATGAAATACGTGAACTTAGATCAGCACTACAAACACATAATATAGCACCAATAGAAGTCGAAAAATCTAACAAACATATACATAAACGAAAAGTACCAACTGCCACCCAATCCGAACAAAAAGATAAGATAGATTTTGAAAAACAATTAACCCAAACTTGGCTACCACGGATTTTTATGATTGTATTGTTACTGGGAGTACTTTGGGGATTTAAAGTTGCGATTGACTTTGGAATCATAACGCCGAGTGTTAGAATATTGATTGGATATATAGTAGGCATGCTTCTTAGCATGATGGGTTATAAACAAATAAAAGAGAAACGAGAGAAGCTGGGGATCGTTCTATTTGGAGGAGCCTTCTCAATTTTAATTTTTACAACTTTCGCTGCAAATGTATTGTATTGGTTGATCCCTAGTATTTTTGCTTTTTTATTAAACATTATTTGGCTAGCATTAGGTTTAAACCAATCGATTAAATATAACTCACAATCTTTAGGGATCTTTATTGCATTAGGCGGGTATTTTGTTCCTTTCCTAGTTGAAAGTAATCAGCCGAATAGTTGGCTATTTACGCTTTATGAGACGATCTTATTTGTTGTACTATTATATCTATCATTACGAAAACAGTATATCTATTTGTATTTTATGTCCTTTTTTACATTACATTTAACATTTTTCGCTTTTTCGTTAGTCACCACATTTACATTAGATAGCTACACAATTCAAACATTAGCCTATGGTACTATTACACAGTTTTTGTTTATCAACCTTATGTTTTTAAGAAAAACCATTTATATGAAACAACAAATAACAATTTTACTAACAAGTTTTATGTTAACTATGGGTTGGGTTACAATTGTACTTGACAGGTTATTTGCACAGTGGTTTTCTTTTGTACTGACAGTGCTTTTTTTACTGTTGACAGTGTTATTTTATAATAAAAATAAAGAAAAAATGGTCATCATGTCTGTCGTTGCTTCTTTGTCATTACTCATTTCTATGTCTTATATACTTGATGATGATTGGCTTTTATTGATTGTATTGGTAGAAGGAACAGCATTACTTTATCTTGGATGGTACTTTAAGTCCGTTTTTCAAAAATTAACCGGAAGTATCATTTATTTAGCCGCCTTTTTGGTAAGCATCGAAACATCTGTTTTAAGTTTTTTTTCAACAAATTCTCTAATATGGATTACAGTATTATTTACTCTTGGTTATATTCTCTTTGGCACTATTAAAAACGAACCTAAACTTAAAGGAGCTAAATGGGGTGTAGCTTTAGCCAATGTTTATATTTGGCTGCGCTATACTACTATATTAGTACCGCTTATATTCCAAGGTGTGAGTGAGAATGTGATCCAAATGACGATTTCGTTTATTTGGGCGATCCTTGCAGTTGGAGTCGTGATTGTGGGAATAAACAAAAACAACAAAAATGTACGTTTAGTGGGATTGGGCGTTTTATTTATAGCTTTATTTAAAGTCGTATTAATTGATTTATTTATGGTTTCGATTGTAATTAGAGCCATATTATTTATAGGAATTGGCGCAATTGGTATCGTAGTTTCTAGATTATTTTATTCTAGATAA
- a CDS encoding metal-dependent hydrolase has product MDTITHTLFGCTIYGAFKNKKESKQYNRALLLSSIGASQIPDIDVISQFWDTEGLYQMWHRGITHSVFLTPIWAFLFFMLSWFLFGIKDKRIYFISLLAVFIHVSSDLFNAWGTGYLEPFYNTRITFGTIPIIDFVFWITILTAFIVSKRPQFNSNKVYQIAWIVMLLHVIVQSAYGLYIYNQYDSKYSQVALSAGFIPFHFTVIGKQEQTIDIIETIMFADDKVQYSIQSNEQADLEVLFEKRPEAKTLYEWAPFVVIVDDDQYLGLYDPRFYRDGQSFLFEYIEKNDLNK; this is encoded by the coding sequence ATGGATACAATTACACATACATTATTTGGCTGCACTATTTATGGTGCATTTAAAAATAAAAAAGAATCAAAACAATATAACCGAGCGTTGTTGTTGTCTTCTATCGGGGCTAGTCAAATACCGGATATCGACGTAATCTCACAATTTTGGGACACAGAGGGATTATATCAGATGTGGCATCGCGGGATTACCCATTCTGTTTTTTTAACACCGATATGGGCATTTCTGTTTTTTATGCTCTCATGGTTTCTTTTCGGTATTAAAGATAAGCGTATATACTTTATCTCTCTTTTGGCAGTATTTATACATGTCTCTAGTGATTTATTTAATGCTTGGGGTACCGGTTATTTAGAGCCTTTTTATAATACAAGAATCACTTTTGGTACGATACCGATTATTGATTTTGTGTTTTGGATTACTATTTTAACTGCTTTTATAGTTTCAAAACGACCACAGTTTAATTCCAATAAAGTTTATCAAATAGCGTGGATTGTTATGCTGCTTCATGTTATCGTGCAGTCTGCATATGGGCTGTATATATATAATCAATATGACAGTAAATATAGTCAGGTTGCACTATCTGCTGGGTTTATTCCGTTTCATTTTACGGTTATTGGCAAACAGGAGCAAACGATCGATATTATTGAAACAATTATGTTTGCGGACGATAAAGTTCAATATTCAATACAATCGAATGAACAAGCAGATTTGGAGGTGCTATTTGAGAAACGTCCGGAAGCAAAAACATTATATGAATGGGCACCATTTGTAGTAATTGTAGATGATGATCAATACTTAGGCCTTTACGATCCGAGATTTTATCGTGATGGACAGTCATTTTTATTTGAATATATAGAAAAAAATGACCTCAACAAATAA
- a CDS encoding PAS domain S-box protein, producing the protein MDTILISQNPILITVAILLTIISSYTAFDVFSLFRFSERNKRFLFLGAAFSLGIGIWIMNFFGMLSIETQQSISFYIPLVVLSMILSIAFSGLGFYAVSHQELKFPNLLFGSFLVTLAFLSSHFISTYAINMTITYNPLIIAVSSLLIFGAFLFTIWVLFYAKNIFKRNHTWLKPLSALIVSIAIIQSHFLFNRALTITYIDSQPNQIFLSETFVFYLVLFVCIFVITGLIASSTIVGNRLASSNTYLKDIQAALDVSTVVAVTDAKGIITYVNDKFVEKSKYTREELLGNKHSILNSGYHPPEFFKDLWKTIGEGNVWKGEIRNKAKDGSYYWMDTTIIPFLNRKGKPYQYVAIRSDITDRKQAVDQLKSTLKELSDIKFALDQSSIVAFTDHRGIITSVNDKFCEISGFDREELIGQDHKILNSNYHTKQFFKNLWKTIGHGEVWKGEIRNKAKDGSYYWVDTTIIPFLDEQGKPYQYLSIRNDITERKKTEDMLHRQDKLAAVGQLAAGVAHEIRNPLTSMKGYTEFLRMDELNEQRLEFFDIILDEIERVNLIVEEFMLLAKPKNVKLENKNIVPIIRNTISLLEFEARKKQIYLKFESNTDDIHVICDENSLKQVFLNFIKNGMEAMPSGGDLIVTTTAEDGHVDISIRDTGVGIPADKLKKLGEPFFTTKKEGNGLGLMVSFKIIESHNGTVFIESEVGKGTTFNIQLPSQTA; encoded by the coding sequence ATGGATACGATTTTAATATCCCAGAATCCAATATTAATAACTGTTGCAATCTTATTGACAATAATATCTTCTTATACAGCATTTGATGTATTTTCGCTATTTCGTTTTTCTGAACGGAATAAGCGATTTTTATTTCTTGGTGCTGCTTTTTCCTTAGGAATTGGAATTTGGATTATGAATTTCTTTGGAATGTTATCTATAGAAACACAGCAATCTATTTCATTTTATATACCACTTGTTGTACTTTCTATGATATTAAGCATTGCATTTTCAGGTTTAGGCTTTTACGCAGTAAGTCATCAGGAGTTGAAATTTCCTAATTTATTATTTGGAAGCTTTCTTGTAACACTTGCATTTTTATCTAGTCATTTTATAAGTACGTATGCGATCAATATGACAATTACCTATAATCCGCTGATTATTGCAGTATCGTCACTTTTAATATTTGGGGCATTTCTTTTTACTATATGGGTATTATTTTATGCAAAGAATATCTTCAAAAGAAATCATACCTGGTTAAAACCTTTGAGTGCACTTATCGTTTCAATTGCAATTATTCAAAGTCATTTCTTATTTAACCGTGCCTTAACAATTACTTATATTGATAGTCAGCCTAATCAAATTTTCTTATCTGAAACCTTTGTATTTTATCTAGTACTGTTCGTATGTATATTTGTTATTACTGGATTGATAGCATCTAGCACAATCGTTGGTAACAGATTAGCGAGTAGTAATACCTACTTAAAAGATATTCAAGCTGCACTGGATGTTTCAACTGTTGTAGCTGTTACTGATGCAAAAGGTATAATTACGTATGTTAATGATAAATTTGTTGAAAAGTCAAAGTATACACGTGAAGAGTTACTTGGTAATAAACATTCAATTTTAAATTCAGGCTATCATCCACCAGAATTTTTTAAAGATCTGTGGAAAACAATTGGTGAAGGTAACGTATGGAAGGGTGAAATTCGGAATAAAGCAAAAGATGGTAGTTATTATTGGATGGACACAACGATCATACCTTTTTTAAATAGAAAAGGGAAGCCCTATCAATATGTAGCAATCCGTAGTGATATTACAGATAGAAAACAAGCTGTAGATCAACTCAAATCAACATTAAAAGAGCTAAGTGATATAAAATTTGCACTTGATCAATCATCCATTGTTGCCTTTACTGACCATCGCGGAATTATAACAAGTGTAAATGATAAATTCTGTGAAATTTCCGGTTTTGATCGTGAGGAACTAATTGGGCAGGACCATAAAATATTAAATTCGAATTACCATACTAAGCAATTTTTCAAAAATCTGTGGAAAACAATAGGGCATGGTGAAGTATGGAAAGGTGAAATTCGAAATAAAGCAAAAGATGGAAGTTATTATTGGGTGGATACAACAATTATTCCATTTTTAGATGAGCAAGGTAAACCATATCAGTACCTATCGATTCGGAATGATATTACTGAACGTAAAAAAACGGAAGATATGCTACATCGCCAAGATAAGTTGGCTGCTGTAGGACAGCTAGCTGCGGGTGTTGCCCATGAAATTAGAAACCCTCTTACATCTATGAAGGGCTACACTGAATTTCTTCGAATGGATGAATTGAATGAACAAAGACTTGAGTTTTTCGACATTATTTTAGATGAAATAGAACGGGTTAATTTAATTGTTGAAGAGTTTATGTTGTTGGCTAAACCTAAAAATGTAAAACTTGAAAACAAAAACATTGTTCCTATCATTAGGAATACAATTTCTTTACTTGAGTTTGAAGCTAGAAAAAAGCAAATTTATTTAAAGTTTGAATCTAATACAGATGATATTCATGTCATTTGTGATGAAAATAGTTTAAAACAAGTATTTCTGAACTTCATTAAAAACGGAATGGAAGCCATGCCTAGTGGTGGAGATCTTATTGTAACAACTACTGCAGAAGATGGTCATGTGGACATTTCGATTCGAGATACAGGTGTAGGAATTCCAGCAGACAAATTAAAAAAACTGGGTGAGCCATTCTTTACAACTAAGAAGGAAGGAAATGGTTTAGGCTTAATGGTGAGCTTTAAAATAATTGAAAGCCATAATGGTACTGTCTTTATCGAAAGTGAAGTCGGTAAAGGAACTACCTTTAATATCCAATTACCATCGCAAACGGCATAA
- a CDS encoding S-layer homology domain-containing protein, which translates to MTNQSKKINKFVTAAAGAAVVVSAVAPAAGAAWTNTPDWMKDSLQDLVNYGVIDADATVRADGEVTRGEVALYFARALNLDMENVENPGFADVPTSHKYYKAIAALAEAGKMNGTKLGFEPDRVINRAEMASLLVKAFGYEYGNGESLKFTDMQGAEWAKNAIAALVDANIVSGVNEAKTLFAPMATLTRQDTAAFLHKTMVAQGVNFAALVKQVDAVTAVTTKGVDVVFPKVEEAREDVTITVLDPNGNEVAVKPVNLEIGDTEISFTFEKELDEVANGMWVVGGVEFDTAAVAAVKEVNEASNQVELYEALSSSYFNNVKSDNIVKYQEALNAADEDEKNSVAKIQAIINDVNQDIVSLSDKEDAVKAVKDAGTNQLELLAALHNFDRVNADWIVEYQAALPALDGEVEATYELLQNMIDTVNETEVDAAITAAVAGLDAEDVEDAIELVEDFIKADDEEKKETAKADRIETLELHAALINITAANTNAKLMNALQAYADLNEDFDTDIINDTLLKEYRHALAAVTTAADKNEITEIIEIFKDVHTAAIADAVDAIAALNEDASTADVKAAFQKLADVSKTTQDAFDMDTVVEESLEDYLTELVGATIETQADVEGVIAFVNNPTNALAEINTALANAATTADQLFELLQDNSLTLNNLVEANKAHYLAEKDLLAAIVADITTTSELTNDQKAEKVAAVKDVVTAENALVEINDVTSVTAMKAELDQLAVAGVSMADFTTEVTAYIDLSTTAKLEVAELIVETKTEFNSVEEVVDAITAQISARNTMLSAVNNAGIEATISEMDAALEAVDYDAYNKLSAVQQIAVAEAFVNNFPTETVNNTEAQVNYTTLTAIRADIDKAIAQVK; encoded by the coding sequence ATGACTAACCAATCTAAGAAAATCAACAAGTTTGTAACAGCAGCAGCAGGAGCAGCAGTTGTCGTATCAGCAGTCGCACCAGCAGCAGGAGCAGCTTGGACAAACACGCCAGATTGGATGAAAGATTCATTACAAGATCTAGTAAACTACGGTGTTATTGATGCCGATGCAACAGTACGTGCAGATGGTGAAGTTACGCGTGGAGAAGTTGCCTTATACTTCGCTAGAGCTTTAAATTTAGATATGGAAAATGTTGAAAATCCAGGATTTGCGGATGTTCCAACTTCACATAAATATTACAAGGCGATCGCGGCATTAGCGGAAGCAGGCAAAATGAACGGTACAAAATTAGGTTTCGAACCAGATCGCGTGATTAACCGTGCAGAAATGGCATCATTATTAGTTAAAGCATTCGGTTATGAGTACGGTAATGGCGAAAGCTTAAAGTTTACAGACATGCAAGGTGCAGAATGGGCTAAAAATGCGATTGCAGCACTTGTTGATGCAAACATTGTTTCAGGTGTAAACGAAGCGAAAACATTATTTGCGCCAATGGCAACGTTAACTCGTCAAGATACAGCAGCATTCTTACACAAAACAATGGTAGCACAAGGCGTAAACTTTGCAGCACTTGTGAAACAAGTGGATGCAGTTACAGCCGTTACAACAAAGGGTGTAGATGTAGTATTCCCTAAAGTGGAAGAAGCACGCGAAGATGTAACGATTACAGTTTTAGATCCAAATGGTAACGAAGTTGCGGTGAAGCCAGTGAACCTTGAAATCGGTGATACTGAAATTTCATTCACATTTGAAAAAGAATTAGACGAAGTGGCTAACGGTATGTGGGTAGTCGGCGGCGTTGAATTTGATACGGCAGCCGTTGCAGCAGTTAAAGAAGTAAACGAAGCATCTAATCAAGTAGAATTATACGAAGCGTTATCTTCTTCATACTTCAACAACGTAAAATCTGATAACATTGTGAAATATCAAGAAGCATTAAACGCTGCAGATGAAGATGAGAAGAATTCAGTGGCGAAAATCCAAGCTATCATTAACGATGTAAACCAAGATATCGTATCTTTAAGTGATAAAGAAGATGCAGTTAAAGCGGTTAAAGATGCAGGCACGAACCAATTAGAATTATTAGCAGCTCTTCATAACTTTGATCGTGTGAATGCGGATTGGATCGTTGAATATCAAGCAGCACTACCTGCATTAGATGGTGAAGTAGAAGCAACATATGAACTTCTTCAAAACATGATCGACACAGTGAATGAAACTGAAGTGGATGCAGCCATCACAGCAGCAGTAGCTGGTTTAGATGCTGAAGATGTGGAAGACGCAATCGAGCTTGTAGAAGACTTTATCAAAGCAGATGACGAAGAAAAGAAAGAAACAGCCAAAGCGGACCGCATTGAAACATTAGAATTACATGCAGCATTAATTAACATTACAGCTGCGAACACAAATGCGAAATTAATGAATGCTTTACAAGCATACGCAGATCTTAACGAAGATTTCGACACGGACATCATCAACGATACGCTTTTAAAAGAATACCGTCATGCCTTAGCAGCTGTAACAACTGCGGCTGATAAAAATGAAATCACTGAAATCATCGAGATTTTTAAAGATGTTCATACTGCAGCCATTGCAGACGCAGTAGACGCAATCGCGGCATTAAACGAAGATGCATCAACTGCAGATGTGAAAGCAGCCTTCCAAAAGCTAGCGGATGTATCTAAAACAACGCAAGATGCATTTGATATGGACACTGTAGTTGAAGAGTCATTAGAAGATTATTTAACAGAGCTTGTCGGCGCTACAATCGAAACACAAGCAGATGTTGAAGGCGTGATCGCATTTGTGAACAACCCAACGAATGCATTAGCCGAAATCAATACGGCATTAGCGAACGCAGCAACGACTGCAGATCAATTATTCGAGTTATTACAAGACAACTCTTTAACATTAAACAACTTAGTTGAAGCAAACAAAGCACACTATCTAGCTGAAAAAGACTTATTAGCAGCCATCGTAGCTGACATCACAACAACTTCAGAGTTAACAAATGACCAAAAAGCTGAAAAAGTAGCAGCGGTTAAAGATGTTGTAACAGCTGAAAATGCTTTAGTTGAAATCAACGACGTAACATCTGTAACAGCAATGAAAGCTGAATTAGATCAACTAGCAGTGGCTGGCGTAAGCATGGCAGACTTCACAACAGAGGTAACAGCTTATATTGACCTATCTACAACTGCAAAGTTAGAAGTAGCTGAGCTTATAGTAGAAACAAAAACTGAATTCAACTCAGTTGAAGAAGTTGTAGATGCGATCACAGCACAAATTTCAGCACGCAACACCATGCTTTCAGCTGTGAACAATGCAGGTATTGAAGCGACAATTTCTGAAATGGATGCAGCTTTAGAAGCAGTAGACTATGATGCGTATAACAAGCTTTCAGCAGTTCAGCAAATTGCCGTAGCTGAAGCGTTCGTCAACAACTTCCCAACAGAAACAGTCAATAACACTGAGGCTCAAGTAAACTATACAACATTAACAGCAATCAGAGCAGATATCGATAAAGCAATCGCTCAAGTTAAGTAA